One part of the Thermodesulfovibrio sp. 3462-1 genome encodes these proteins:
- a CDS encoding chemotaxis response regulator protein-glutamate methylesterase — MIKVLVVDDSAFMRKAITAMLQEDPEIKVIGTARDGVEAVQMVQELKPDIVTLDVEMPRMDGITALKEIMQKCPVPVIMVSSLTTEGAKVTLEALELGAVDFIPKNLAELSVNIVKIKGMLIDKIKTIGKRGLVKRKPVIKPAEPKIEVPKVEIPKTRITTERKVGIVSIGTSTGGPKALQEIIPKLPKDFPVPVVIAQHMPPNFTKPFAERLDQLSQLSVKEAEEGEPIKPGVVYVAPGRGHMRIKRRGIETFVSISEDREEFIYRPSVDVLMMSVAESYPGRTLGVILTGMGNDGAKGCRKIKETGGRVFAQNEESCVVYGMPRAVVEAGLADKVVSLEEMAGEIINAV; from the coding sequence ATGATAAAAGTTTTAGTAGTTGATGATTCTGCTTTTATGAGAAAGGCAATAACAGCTATGCTACAGGAAGACCCTGAAATTAAGGTAATTGGAACAGCAAGGGATGGAGTTGAGGCTGTTCAGATGGTTCAGGAACTCAAGCCTGATATTGTAACGCTGGATGTTGAAATGCCAAGAATGGATGGCATAACTGCGCTGAAAGAGATAATGCAAAAATGTCCTGTTCCTGTTATTATGGTAAGTTCTCTGACAACTGAAGGAGCAAAAGTTACTCTTGAAGCATTGGAACTTGGTGCAGTTGACTTTATCCCTAAAAATCTTGCTGAGCTTTCTGTAAACATTGTAAAAATTAAGGGAATGTTAATTGATAAAATTAAAACAATTGGCAAACGAGGGCTTGTAAAAAGAAAACCTGTTATTAAACCTGCTGAGCCCAAAATTGAAGTTCCTAAGGTTGAGATTCCTAAAACAAGAATAACAACAGAAAGAAAAGTAGGTATTGTATCCATAGGAACATCAACAGGAGGACCAAAGGCTCTTCAGGAGATTATTCCAAAACTACCTAAGGATTTTCCTGTTCCTGTAGTAATTGCTCAGCATATGCCACCTAATTTTACAAAGCCTTTTGCTGAAAGACTTGATCAGCTAAGTCAGCTTTCAGTAAAAGAGGCTGAAGAAGGCGAGCCTATAAAGCCAGGTGTTGTATATGTTGCTCCTGGTAGAGGACATATGAGAATTAAAAGAAGAGGCATTGAAACTTTTGTTTCTATTTCAGAAGACAGAGAAGAATTTATCTATCGTCCAAGTGTGGATGTGTTGATGATGTCTGTGGCAGAATCCTATCCTGGAAGGACTCTCGGAGTAATTCTTACAGGAATGGGTAATGATGGAGCAAAGGGATGCAGGAAAATAAAAGAAACAGGTGGAAGGGTATTTGCTCAAAATGAAGAAAGTTGTGTAGTATATGGTATGCCGAGAGCAGTTGTAGAGGCAGGATTGGCTGATAAAGTGGTATCTCTTGAAGAGATGGCTGGTGAAATAATAAATGCAGTGTAG
- a CDS encoding HDOD domain-containing protein, giving the protein MQEEIIERIILKTVDIPSLPPIAMKVMGLIYDDHASLKALEEIISRDQGFATRLLRIANSPYYGRDRKIENISQAILLIGFETLKSLVIATSLRDLYRNFGVFEQRLWEHSLGVALCSSLLAMATQMVTSDEALVCGLIHDVGKTVINNAMPEVYFQIYEKMYKENRPVIEIEDETLGFNHTLIGNLIAKKWKLPEKLEMVITYHHTNPYPDYEDQAFADICNIVRVADQICLNLGIGLKEPFITQIDFESLGLTEDAINELIGLFKIKFDQQKDYLLS; this is encoded by the coding sequence TTGCAGGAAGAAATTATAGAAAGAATAATTCTTAAAACAGTTGACATACCTTCTTTGCCACCAATTGCCATGAAAGTTATGGGACTTATTTATGATGATCATGCTTCTTTAAAAGCTCTTGAGGAGATAATCTCCAGAGATCAGGGATTTGCAACAAGACTTTTAAGAATAGCAAATTCTCCTTATTATGGTCGTGATAGAAAAATTGAGAATATTTCTCAGGCAATACTTCTCATTGGCTTTGAAACTCTTAAGTCGCTTGTTATTGCAACTTCATTAAGGGATTTATATAGAAATTTTGGAGTATTTGAGCAAAGACTGTGGGAACACAGTCTCGGAGTGGCTCTTTGTTCAAGTTTACTTGCTATGGCAACTCAGATGGTAACTTCAGATGAGGCATTGGTTTGTGGACTAATCCACGATGTAGGTAAAACAGTTATAAACAATGCAATGCCAGAAGTTTATTTTCAAATCTATGAAAAAATGTATAAAGAAAATCGTCCGGTAATAGAAATTGAAGATGAAACCTTAGGATTTAACCATACGCTTATAGGCAATCTTATTGCAAAAAAATGGAAACTTCCAGAAAAATTAGAAATGGTAATAACCTACCATCATACAAATCCATATCCAGATTATGAAGATCAGGCATTTGCGGATATATGTAATATTGTGAGAGTTGCAGACCAGATATGTCTTAATCTTGGGATAGGATTAAAAGAGCCATTTATAACTCAGATAGACTTTGAATCTCTTGGTTTGACAGAGGATGCTATAAATGAGCTTATAGGACTCTTCAAAATTAAGTTTGACCAACAAAAAGATTATTTACTGAGTTAA
- a CDS encoding FMN-binding glutamate synthase family protein codes for MNVFPGQPNASSATGTRNRVSDPAPSSGICSVCLDGCPAFCEVGKSSFRGREVIYPGPFGKVTAGATKKYPVDYSHLNIQGTCVGAIGIEPDPDKAIFPAVNVEREIGKNYKIKLRIPIFTGALGSTDIAKDNWEGLAIGAAISGIMVVIGENVVGMDPKAEFGKNGKVTKSPELERRVKCFKEWYDGYGEIILQQNVEDVRLGSAEYAIEKLGVTCIELKWGQGAKDIGGEVKLKSLERALELKKRGYIVLPDPEDPIFQKAYKDGEFKEFERHSRLGMVDYESFEKSVKHYRKSGAKFISLKTGAYRITDLARAIRFASDAEIDLVTIDGAGGGTGMSPWRMMNEWGIPTIYLQSIAYNFAKQLAAKKKYVPDLAIAGGFSLEDHIFKALALGAPYFKAVCMGRALMIPAFVGKNIQKWHEDGKLPADIAKYGNSVEEIFITSELLKNKYGKAFKKLPWSAIAMYTFVDRLTLGLKQLMAGARKFSIEYLDRNDLVALTKEASEVTGIPYVMEADMEEAQKILLD; via the coding sequence ATGAATGTATTTCCAGGTCAACCAAATGCAAGTTCAGCAACAGGAACCCGTAACAGGGTTTCTGACCCAGCTCCGTCTTCAGGCATCTGTTCTGTCTGTCTTGATGGATGCCCGGCATTCTGCGAAGTTGGAAAATCTTCATTCAGAGGAAGAGAAGTAATTTATCCAGGACCTTTTGGAAAGGTCACAGCAGGAGCAACAAAAAAGTATCCTGTTGATTACTCTCATCTTAATATTCAGGGAACATGCGTCGGTGCAATAGGAATTGAGCCTGATCCTGATAAAGCTATATTCCCTGCTGTTAATGTTGAAAGAGAAATCGGGAAGAACTATAAAATTAAGCTTCGCATTCCTATATTTACAGGTGCTCTTGGTTCTACAGACATTGCAAAAGACAACTGGGAAGGGCTTGCCATAGGTGCGGCAATTTCAGGAATTATGGTTGTAATTGGTGAAAATGTAGTTGGCATGGATCCAAAAGCTGAGTTTGGAAAAAACGGTAAAGTCACAAAATCTCCGGAGCTTGAAAGAAGAGTAAAATGCTTTAAAGAATGGTATGATGGATATGGCGAAATAATTCTTCAGCAAAATGTAGAAGATGTCAGACTCGGATCAGCTGAATATGCTATAGAAAAACTTGGTGTAACTTGCATTGAGCTTAAGTGGGGGCAGGGAGCAAAGGACATTGGCGGAGAGGTAAAACTTAAAAGCTTAGAGAGAGCTCTTGAATTAAAGAAAAGAGGTTATATAGTTCTTCCAGACCCTGAAGACCCGATTTTTCAGAAAGCCTATAAAGATGGTGAATTTAAGGAGTTTGAAAGACATTCAAGACTGGGCATGGTAGACTACGAAAGTTTTGAAAAATCAGTTAAACATTACAGAAAATCTGGTGCAAAGTTTATTTCCCTTAAAACAGGTGCCTATAGAATTACTGACCTTGCAAGAGCAATTCGTTTTGCCTCTGATGCAGAAATAGATCTCGTAACAATTGACGGTGCTGGTGGTGGAACAGGAATGAGCCCATGGAGAATGATGAACGAATGGGGTATTCCAACAATTTATCTTCAGTCAATTGCCTATAACTTTGCAAAACAGCTTGCAGCAAAGAAAAAATATGTTCCAGACCTTGCAATAGCTGGTGGATTCTCTCTTGAAGACCACATATTCAAGGCACTGGCATTAGGCGCACCATACTTTAAAGCAGTATGTATGGGAAGAGCCTTGATGATTCCAGCCTTTGTCGGAAAGAATATACAAAAATGGCATGAGGATGGCAAACTTCCTGCGGACATAGCAAAATATGGAAACTCTGTGGAAGAAATCTTTATAACATCTGAACTATTGAAGAACAAATACGGCAAAGCCTTCAAAAAACTTCCATGGAGTGCTATTGCCATGTATACCTTTGTTGATCGACTTACTCTTGGATTAAAACAGCTTATGGCTGGTGCAAGAAAGTTCTCAATTGAGTATCTTGACAGAAATGACCTTGTAGCACTTACAAAAGAAGCCTCTGAAGTAACAGGTATTCCTTATGTAATGGAAGCTGATATGGAGGAAGCTCAGAAAATTCTTTTAGATTAA
- a CDS encoding helix-turn-helix domain-containing protein, translating into MEKISSGIKGLDNLIDFIYPGDNVVWEVNSGTSYEIFIKKFIEASYFNSKDIVYVSFNKSVQTLLKEFNNCINDKFHIIDCFTSGKGKNDATFLRDYEEISKRIDIIRLSDPSNLDKLTDAISKVECKISSQIYYIFDSLTGMQNLIKDESYTYSFFTYMCPRLFDLDSVAYWILDKDAHSQNFKANIRHITQVVLELYRRKNNLYIKALKLSRRKNRDAFKPHIYEITDSEEIQIKTTDQIPALDIGSKLREIRILKNISQKELAEKVNLTPGFISQIENNQIVPSIISFIQICEVLGVRASEILTENRIEEKPVIKKQDILCKLPHKISFAEVYKVLSDEKFQAYIVVMPPNSSVKEHFPIKKELMFAFITKGEISVTLNGFTYNLQEGDFLYIKKSMPEKWYNKGGEKAELLIISR; encoded by the coding sequence ATGGAAAAAATATCTTCAGGCATAAAAGGATTAGATAATCTAATTGATTTTATTTATCCTGGTGATAATGTTGTATGGGAAGTTAATTCAGGAACTTCTTATGAAATTTTTATAAAAAAATTCATTGAAGCCTCGTATTTTAATTCAAAAGATATTGTATATGTGAGTTTCAACAAATCAGTTCAAACCCTTTTAAAAGAATTTAATAACTGTATCAACGATAAATTCCATATAATTGATTGTTTTACTTCAGGAAAAGGTAAAAACGATGCAACTTTTTTAAGGGACTATGAAGAAATTAGTAAAAGAATTGACATTATTAGACTGTCAGATCCTTCAAATCTCGACAAGCTTACAGATGCCATATCTAAAGTTGAATGCAAAATTTCCTCTCAGATCTACTATATATTTGACAGTTTAACCGGAATGCAAAATCTTATTAAAGATGAGAGTTATACTTATAGTTTTTTTACTTATATGTGTCCAAGACTATTTGACCTTGACAGTGTAGCCTACTGGATTTTAGATAAAGACGCCCACAGTCAGAATTTTAAAGCAAATATCAGACATATAACTCAGGTAGTTCTGGAACTATACAGAAGGAAAAATAATCTTTACATTAAGGCACTTAAATTGTCAAGGAGAAAAAATCGTGATGCCTTCAAACCTCATATTTATGAAATAACTGACAGTGAAGAAATACAAATTAAAACAACTGATCAAATACCTGCACTGGATATTGGAAGCAAGTTAAGAGAGATAAGAATCTTGAAGAACATTAGCCAAAAAGAGTTAGCAGAAAAAGTTAATCTTACACCTGGATTTATTTCCCAGATTGAAAACAACCAGATAGTTCCGTCTATTATATCCTTTATACAAATTTGTGAAGTTCTTGGAGTTAGAGCAAGTGAGATATTGACTGAAAACAGAATAGAAGAAAAACCTGTCATAAAAAAACAAGATATACTATGCAAGCTTCCTCATAAAATTTCCTTTGCAGAGGTGTATAAAGTTTTATCTGATGAAAAATTTCAAGCCTATATTGTTGTGATGCCTCCCAATTCTTCTGTAAAAGAACATTTTCCCATAAAAAAAGAATTGATGTTTGCCTTTATAACAAAAGGAGAAATTTCAGTAACTTTAAATGGCTTTACTTACAATCTCCAGGAAGGAGACTTTCTGTATATTAAAAAATCTATGCCAGAAAAATGGTATAACAAAGGAGGTGAAAAGGCAGAGTTATTGATTATTAGCAGATAA
- the flgF gene encoding flagellar basal-body rod protein FlgF produces the protein MYKGIYITMTGMFMREKELEAVSHNLANINTTGYKRQQFASRLYPLLSGRPSELNAIYQDARAQTYFATQYIDTSQGVLKQTQNPFDLAIKGEGFFAVRQGDKIFYTREGSFTRDKENFLITQAGLRVLDENNNPIVIDGTKIEIGKDGSVSVDGNPVGRIKVVKLNNLRHLGNSLYEGLEAGQANGEILQGWIEGSNVNPMSEMVQMIQAIRNFDLTQRATRNFDELAQRAVNEIARI, from the coding sequence ATGTATAAAGGAATTTACATAACAATGACTGGCATGTTCATGAGAGAAAAGGAGCTTGAAGCTGTATCTCATAATCTTGCAAATATTAATACAACAGGTTATAAAAGGCAACAATTTGCAAGCAGGCTTTATCCCCTTCTTTCAGGAAGACCATCTGAGCTGAATGCTATTTATCAGGATGCAAGAGCTCAAACATATTTTGCAACCCAATATATTGATACATCACAGGGTGTTCTAAAACAAACGCAGAATCCATTTGATCTTGCGATAAAGGGAGAAGGATTTTTTGCTGTAAGGCAAGGAGATAAAATTTTTTACACTCGTGAAGGTTCTTTTACAAGAGATAAAGAGAACTTTCTCATCACCCAGGCAGGTCTAAGAGTTCTTGATGAAAATAACAATCCAATAGTAATTGATGGGACAAAAATAGAGATTGGCAAAGATGGCAGTGTCTCAGTTGATGGAAATCCTGTGGGAAGAATTAAAGTTGTAAAACTTAATAATCTCAGGCATCTTGGAAATTCTCTTTATGAAGGATTAGAGGCAGGACAGGCAAATGGTGAGATTCTTCAGGGCTGGATTGAAGGATCAAATGTAAATCCAATGAGTGAAATGGTTCAGATGATTCAGGCTATAAGAAATTTTGATCTGACTCAGAGAGCAACAAGAAATTTTGATGAGCTTGCCCAACGAGCAGTTAATGAAATTGCAAGAATATAA
- the flgG gene encoding flagellar basal-body rod protein FlgG codes for MLRSLFTAATGMYAQQLNLDVISHNLANVNTTGFKKGRAEFQDLLYQNIINPGAPSDDGTQYPTGIQIGLGVRPVAVAKFFTPGDLVNTGNDLDLAIDGDGFFQVTLPDGTIAYTRAGNFRIDKDGRIVTNDGYPIEPGITVPADALKITVGADGTVTVLQPGTVAPVQIGTIELARFINPGGLQAIGKNLFIETDASGTPTTGAPGTEGRGRIVQGFLEMSNVNIVEELANLIIAQRAFDINSKAVQTSDEMLQTVASLKR; via the coding sequence ATGTTAAGGTCTCTTTTTACAGCAGCTACTGGAATGTATGCACAGCAACTAAATTTAGATGTTATTTCTCATAATCTTGCAAATGTGAATACAACAGGATTCAAAAAAGGAAGAGCAGAGTTTCAGGATTTACTTTATCAGAATATTATTAATCCTGGCGCACCTTCTGATGATGGAACACAATATCCTACTGGAATTCAAATTGGTCTTGGTGTTAGACCTGTTGCTGTAGCAAAATTTTTTACTCCTGGTGATCTTGTAAACACTGGTAATGACCTTGATCTGGCAATTGATGGAGATGGCTTTTTCCAGGTTACACTGCCTGATGGAACTATTGCTTATACAAGAGCTGGTAATTTCAGAATTGATAAAGATGGAAGAATTGTAACAAATGATGGATATCCAATCGAACCTGGAATTACTGTTCCAGCTGATGCATTAAAAATAACAGTTGGTGCTGATGGAACTGTAACAGTGTTACAGCCAGGCACAGTTGCACCTGTCCAGATTGGAACTATTGAACTTGCAAGATTTATAAATCCAGGTGGACTGCAGGCAATTGGTAAAAATCTTTTCATTGAAACAGATGCATCAGGCACACCTACAACTGGTGCTCCAGGCACAGAAGGAAGAGGAAGAATTGTTCAGGGCTTTTTAGAAATGTCAAATGTAAATATTGTTGAAGAGCTTGCAAATCTAATTATCGCACAAAGAGCTTTTGACATCAATTCCAAGGCAGTGCAGACCTCTGATGAAATGTTACAAACAGTGGCTTCTCTTAAGAGGTAA
- the flgA gene encoding flagellar basal body P-ring formation chaperone FlgA, with product MRKVLVFLIIFICFLLISSSFAFDSSILAELLSKEIKTSVNQKVQIGQIKFIGFEPQKSCIPENIKIREIKRPSSIEFTFNCNARQYRALANYEILTTVYVTQRVLKRGEIIKQEDILEIQQPLSRIPVGAITERNLIIGKTLKKTLAKGLIIKEDYLYPNTPVKKGNVVSVILQSGQVTIMTEGVLKSDAVVGGNAWVRLQTGKEIVGKLIDKDKVRVGL from the coding sequence ATGCGTAAAGTTTTAGTTTTTTTGATAATTTTTATTTGTTTTTTGCTAATTTCATCAAGCTTTGCTTTTGATAGCAGTATTTTAGCAGAATTGCTTTCAAAAGAGATAAAAACATCGGTTAACCAAAAAGTCCAGATTGGACAGATAAAATTTATAGGTTTTGAACCTCAAAAAAGCTGTATCCCAGAAAATATAAAAATTAGAGAAATAAAAAGGCCAAGCTCAATAGAGTTTACCTTTAATTGCAATGCAAGACAGTATAGAGCTCTGGCAAATTATGAAATCCTAACCACAGTTTATGTTACTCAAAGAGTTTTAAAGAGAGGAGAAATCATAAAACAAGAAGATATTCTTGAGATACAACAACCTTTAAGCAGAATCCCTGTGGGAGCAATTACAGAGCGCAATTTAATAATAGGAAAAACACTCAAAAAAACTCTTGCTAAAGGTTTGATAATTAAAGAAGATTATCTTTATCCTAATACACCAGTTAAAAAAGGAAATGTTGTAAGTGTAATACTGCAATCTGGACAGGTCACTATAATGACAGAAGGTGTTTTGAAATCTGACGCTGTAGTTGGAGGGAATGCATGGGTAAGATTACAAACTGGCAAAGAAATTGTTGGCAAACTAATTGATAAAGATAAAGTGAGGGTAGGATTATGA
- a CDS encoding flagellar basal body L-ring protein FlgH, protein MRKLILASLFIIFLTSCSELKEVRDIKNAGMPPKYYPEPPQTELTTEGSLWRNKASLYEDKKARRVNDLVTIIINESTSAQKKASTSASRDSGANYGLNTFFGMNTDFNIQNLPLINGFYKAGNVFSPSVKGSAKSDFKGDGDTERAGKITGTITAKVVEVLPNGNLVIESRKEIIINNEKEILVLRGIIRPDDISQNNTILSQYVADAQIYLVGEGTIGDKQSQGWLVRLLDKIWPF, encoded by the coding sequence ATGAGAAAATTAATTTTAGCGAGCCTTTTTATAATTTTTCTTACATCCTGTTCAGAACTTAAAGAAGTAAGAGATATTAAAAATGCAGGAATGCCTCCAAAATATTATCCTGAACCTCCTCAAACTGAATTGACAACAGAGGGTTCTTTATGGAGGAACAAAGCTTCTTTGTATGAAGATAAAAAAGCCCGAAGAGTAAATGACCTTGTAACCATCATAATCAATGAATCAACATCAGCACAGAAAAAAGCTTCAACCTCTGCATCAAGAGATTCCGGAGCAAATTATGGACTTAATACATTTTTTGGCATGAATACAGATTTTAATATCCAAAATCTTCCTCTTATAAATGGATTTTACAAAGCGGGAAATGTTTTTTCTCCATCAGTTAAAGGTTCTGCAAAAAGCGATTTTAAAGGAGACGGAGACACAGAGAGAGCAGGTAAGATTACTGGAACAATTACAGCAAAGGTTGTTGAAGTTTTACCTAATGGTAACCTTGTCATAGAATCAAGAAAAGAAATCATTATAAACAATGAAAAAGAAATTCTTGTTTTAAGAGGAATTATAAGGCCTGATGATATAAGTCAGAATAATACAATTCTCAGTCAGTATGTGGCAGATGCACAGATATATCTTGTTGGTGAAGGCACAATTGGTGATAAACAGTCTCAGGGCTGGCTCGTAAGACTGCTTGACAAAATCTGGCCCTTTTAA
- a CDS encoding flagellar basal body P-ring protein FlgI translates to MKLKFRLLQSFKEEVIPCTLNGYPVLFFIFLAIFLFISNASAERIKDIANWAGIRENQLVGYGLVVGLNGTGDKDGTYLYQPIANMLSRMGITVNVKDLKGKVKNVAAVMVTAKLPTNVRPGTKIDVQVSSIGDAKSLQGGTLLMTPLTGPDGEVYAVAQGPVSIGGFIAAGRAAQAIKNHQNVGYIPEGAIVEKAVPVNLNAKNELQLLLQFPDITTARNIAEKINDTFKTGIAKALDPSTVAVSVPLNYRGNVLDFMAEVEKIEVSTDLPARVVINERTGTVVIGSHVKITPVALSHGGLTITIKETPEVIQPPPLAHERARTETVPRTEVKVEEKQASLLEVKGSTVGELVKALNALGVTPKDLISILEALKTSGALKADLIIM, encoded by the coding sequence ATGAAGTTAAAATTTAGACTTCTTCAAAGCTTTAAAGAAGAAGTCATTCCATGCACCCTCAACGGGTATCCTGTTTTATTTTTTATATTTCTTGCTATTTTTCTTTTTATATCAAATGCTTCTGCTGAAAGAATAAAGGATATCGCAAACTGGGCAGGCATAAGAGAAAACCAGCTTGTTGGCTATGGTCTTGTTGTTGGTTTAAATGGAACAGGAGACAAAGACGGCACCTATCTTTATCAACCAATTGCAAATATGCTCAGCAGAATGGGAATTACTGTGAATGTAAAAGATCTGAAAGGAAAGGTGAAAAATGTTGCAGCTGTGATGGTTACTGCAAAGTTACCTACTAATGTCAGACCAGGTACAAAGATTGATGTTCAGGTTTCATCAATTGGAGATGCAAAAAGCCTTCAAGGTGGAACACTTCTTATGACTCCTCTTACAGGTCCTGATGGAGAAGTTTATGCAGTTGCGCAGGGTCCTGTTTCAATAGGTGGATTTATTGCTGCTGGAAGGGCTGCTCAGGCAATAAAAAATCACCAAAATGTTGGATACATTCCTGAGGGAGCTATTGTAGAGAAAGCAGTTCCAGTTAATTTAAATGCAAAAAATGAGCTTCAACTTCTTCTTCAGTTTCCAGATATAACCACTGCCAGGAATATTGCTGAAAAAATCAATGATACCTTCAAAACAGGGATTGCAAAAGCTTTAGACCCAAGCACTGTAGCAGTTAGTGTTCCATTGAATTATAGAGGAAATGTGCTTGATTTCATGGCTGAGGTTGAAAAAATTGAAGTTTCAACAGATTTGCCAGCTCGAGTAGTAATAAATGAGAGAACTGGCACTGTTGTTATTGGCTCTCATGTAAAAATAACTCCTGTAGCACTTTCTCATGGAGGCTTAACAATTACAATTAAAGAAACTCCAGAAGTAATTCAGCCACCTCCTTTAGCTCATGAAAGAGCAAGAACAGAGACTGTTCCGAGAACTGAGGTAAAAGTTGAAGAAAAACAAGCGTCCCTTCTGGAAGTAAAAGGCTCTACTGTTGGAGAGCTTGTTAAAGCCTTAAACGCTCTTGGAGTAACTCCAAAAGATTTAATTTCAATACTCGAGGCATTAAAGACTTCTGGTGCTTTAAAGGCTGATTTAATCATAATGTGA
- a CDS encoding M23 family metallopeptidase, translating to MIEKVNTQDIKVSHDAKELSKKIETVFLTELLKVMFENTSFGQDRTTSTYMTIVIPQIAEMMAGSVGIGNFLTENPNFLNSISKNQKIELKPPSEKQEQQNNLPNKLSLPVSGRITSSFGLRIDPIDGKLRHHNGIDIAVPEGTPVKPVLSGKVVYSGWRGGYGNCVIVDHGNGIQTVYAHNSKNLVKTGDTVTPQSVVALSGSTGRTTGPHLHFEVRKDGKAMNPVALINNFEKSTI from the coding sequence ATGATAGAGAAAGTTAATACACAAGATATAAAGGTTTCCCACGATGCTAAAGAACTTTCAAAAAAAATTGAAACAGTTTTTCTTACTGAGTTATTAAAGGTCATGTTTGAAAATACATCTTTTGGTCAAGACAGAACAACATCCACTTATATGACAATTGTAATTCCCCAGATAGCGGAAATGATGGCTGGTAGTGTTGGAATAGGAAATTTTTTAACTGAGAATCCGAATTTTTTAAATAGTATTTCAAAAAACCAGAAAATTGAACTGAAACCTCCTTCAGAAAAACAGGAACAACAAAATAATCTGCCTAATAAGCTTTCTTTACCAGTTTCAGGTAGAATAACATCCTCCTTTGGATTAAGAATTGATCCAATAGATGGAAAGCTAAGGCATCATAATGGAATTGATATAGCAGTTCCGGAGGGCACGCCTGTTAAACCAGTTTTATCTGGAAAAGTTGTTTACTCTGGCTGGAGAGGTGGATATGGAAACTGTGTTATAGTTGATCATGGAAATGGGATTCAGACTGTTTATGCTCATAATTCAAAAAATCTTGTCAAAACAGGGGATACTGTTACTCCTCAGAGTGTTGTTGCTCTTTCAGGCTCCACAGGAAGAACAACAGGACCTCATCTTCACTTTGAAGTTCGTAAAGATGGAAAGGCTATGAATCCGGTAGCTCTGATAAATAATTTTGAAAAATCGACGATTTAA
- the flgM gene encoding flagellar biosynthesis anti-sigma factor FlgM — protein MIGGPIRIDGIAPNAQLAPEKSQGKNPERTEEVLTKDQVTVSEAAKNIARLMVEVSNIPDIRADKVDELKNTINSGTYEVKGSEIAGKMIKEALIDKLV, from the coding sequence ATGATAGGAGGTCCAATAAGAATAGATGGAATAGCACCAAATGCTCAGCTCGCACCTGAGAAATCGCAGGGAAAGAATCCAGAAAGAACAGAAGAGGTTCTTACAAAAGATCAGGTTACTGTCTCTGAGGCAGCAAAGAATATTGCAAGGCTTATGGTAGAAGTAAGCAATATTCCAGATATAAGAGCTGACAAAGTGGATGAGCTTAAAAATACAATAAATTCAGGCACATATGAAGTTAAAGGAAGTGAAATAGCTGGAAAGATGATTAAGGAGGCTTTAATTGATAAGCTTGTATGA
- a CDS encoding flagellar protein FlgN: MISLYEELLKILEEEKTLLEALYKIVSEERDAIVALKGDELEKIMRDKETVIMKLSLWEQERLKLLKKHDLSDKSLSEIISQIESTQDAQRLKQIYSAMKTLLGATSEIQKVNEQLIDRSIIHINTAIKFLESFGIAPKQSLSREA; encoded by the coding sequence TTGATAAGCTTGTATGAAGAGCTTTTAAAAATTCTTGAGGAAGAAAAAACTCTTCTTGAAGCTCTTTATAAAATTGTTTCAGAAGAAAGAGACGCTATTGTGGCATTGAAGGGTGATGAGCTTGAAAAAATAATGAGAGACAAAGAAACAGTTATAATGAAACTTTCTTTATGGGAGCAGGAAAGACTAAAGCTTCTTAAAAAGCATGATTTATCTGATAAATCTCTATCTGAGATAATCTCGCAGATTGAAAGCACTCAGGATGCTCAAAGACTGAAACAAATATATTCAGCAATGAAAACTCTTTTAGGTGCTACTTCAGAAATTCAGAAAGTAAACGAGCAACTTATTGATCGCTCAATAATTCACATTAACACAGCTATCAAATTTCTTGAATCCTTCGGCATAGCACCAAAGCAGAGCCTTTCAAGGGAGGCATAG